TTCTCCAAAGGATAAGCTATTGGTTTTCCTTGTGAATTTGTTGTGATTTGAACACGCATAAGATGAGCTCTGTTTAATTTGTTTTGAATAGGCTCTTGTAATTCCGCTTGCAAGGGGAAAGCGGTCTTAACTTTTCCACATAGCTGATGAATCATTGGATGGATAAAATAGGAATAACACATAAATGCTGAAACGGGATTTCCGGGTAATCCAAACAAAAGAGTATTCTCTTTTTTAGCGAACAGAAGCGGTTTGCCTGGTTTTATCCGAACTCGCCAAAATAAAGTTTCGAATCCCACTTTCTGTACCGCTTCTTTAATATGGTCGTGAGGTCCCACTGAAACACCGCCAGATAAAATGATGAGGTTGCAATTTTCCATAATCCGCTCAAGTAATTCGACTGTTTGATCCAGGCTATCAGGAACTTTTTCCACGGCTTTCACTAAACCGCCGGATTGTTGCAGTGCTGTGGACAGCATGATTCCATTTGAATCGCGAATTTGCCAAGGTTGTACAGGCTGATCAAATGGGACAAGTTCAGTTCCGGTAACAATTATGGCTGCTTGTGGTCTCGCATAGACGGATAATTGAGATAAGCCTACTGAAGCCAATAAAGCAATCTGGGGGGGATGGATTTCCATACCCTTGGGGATTAGAAGATCGCCTGCTTTAAATTCCTCACCTTCATAGCGAATATTTTGTCCCTTCTTTTTAACCTGCAAAATCTTAACCATTGAGCCGGTTACTTCTACTTCTTCAATTGGGACAACCGTATCAGCACCTTCAGCCACCATGGCGCCTGTACTGATTCTAACAGCTTTACCCGATATTAATTTTTCCTGAAATGGTATTCCCGCCTGGCTTTCTCCAACGATTTTGAGAGACACCGGGTTTGCAGATGAAGTGGATCGGATATCATCCCATCGCAATGCAAAGCCATCCATGGCGCTGTTGGTATAACGGGGTGAAGGCTCCGGTGCAAGAATATCTTCTGCAGATATTAACCCTAACGCATCTTGCAATTTTGCCGAAGTTATTTCTTTTTCCGGTAAATGATCTTGAATGATTTTAGATGCTTCTTGTATTGAAATCATATTGGATACTCCAACTGAAGATTTACAATTATAGATTATTTTTGGATCATCATAATAATGGCGTACTTATTCTTTGCCACAGACTTGCACAGACTAAAACGGAAATGCGATCAGACAGGATTAGCATGATGAACAAGATTTATAAAGCGATAAATAAAAATGGCTAGTGCTTCTAAAACCGTTGAAACGGTTATAACTTATTGTTTTTTTGTCATTAACACCTGGCTTAAGCCAGGTGTTAATAGGATTATGAATGGTTTCAACCGCTTTAGCTGTTTTTATAACCATCATTCTTCTATCTACATACGTTCTGTGTTTATATTGAAATTAAAGAAATATTTTTTTAAACTGATTTTTATCTGAATCAATCAACATTTTATGAGAAATTTAACGTCTTAAAATAAAGCATTCATTCAATATTTTTGGCGTAAGATTATTGAAATATTTCCTTAGATAAACTTCGATTCCTAATTGAAAAAGTACGTAGATAAATCATTAAAGACCAGAAAGAAAAAGATTTTGAACTGTTTGAATATATCGCTAAATATAATGTCAACATTGATCCAGTTCCGTTATTTTCAAGTGAGAAATGTTAGTATGTAATAAACATTCTGAAAATACCTTAATTAGCTGTCGTTTCGAGGCAGCGTCGTGAACGTAGTCGAACGGAGTTTACGATGAGAAATCTATTGATCCAAAAAATATAACTTGTAAAAGGCAAGATTTTTCCTCCTTGAGTTTTGTAATTGTTAAATGACCCTAGCCAATAAACGTTTGAATAATAGTACGCATTTGTTTAAATTGCAAGGCTTAAAAGTAACATTAGAATATGAAGTCTATCACAAAAATAATAATACTTTTTAATTTCTTCCTGAGTTTAGCAATCCAGGTCTATGCACAAGAACTAACTATTGCGGTTGCCGCAAATGTTCAGTTTACCATGGAAGAAATTCAAAAAGAATTTACCAAAAAAACAGGCATTCCACTAAACACAGTGATCGGTTCATCCGGAAAGTTAACGGCTCAAATTAATAATGGCGCTCCCTTTGATGTATTTTTGTCTGCAGACATGAAATATCCTGAATTCTTATTTGCAAATAAAAAAGCTGTTACAGAACCTGAAATTTATGCACATGGCAGTTTGGTATTGTGGACACGAAAAGATCTGGAATTGATGGATCTGGTCTCGGTTTTAAAAGATGAAAGAGTACAGAAAATTGCTATAGCCAAACCTAAAACCGCTCCCTATGGCCGGGAATCTTTGAGAGTTTTACATCTCCACAAAATTTTTGATGCAATCGAAGACAAGCTGGTATATGCCGGAAGTATTGCACAAGTTAATCAGTACGTGGATTCCAAAGTGGTGGATATCGGCTTCACGGCAAAATCTGCGGTGTTGTCCGAGAAATTGCTTGGGAAAGGCGCATGGCTGGAAATTGATCCAGCCGATTATATGCCAATCGATCAGGGTGTGGTTATTTTGAAGCATGGACTACAAAAATATCCTGAAGAGAGCAGGTTATTTTATGATTTCCTTTTCTCAGATAGGGCCAAAGATATTTTCAAAAAGAACGGTTACCGATTGCCATGAATAAACTCAAGGCTGAAATTGTTCGGATCGATTCTTCAAAAGATATCTCATTGGTTGATTTAAAAGTCAAAAACGATATTTTTTCGTGTGTGGTTATTGAGACTCCCGAGACAGCTGATTATCTAAAAATTGGAAATCAAGTGACCATTTTATTCAAGGAAACTGAGGTTGCTATCGGTAAGAATCTTTCCGGTGAAATAAGTTTACGGAACCGGGTTCAGTCAATTATTAAACATATTGAAAAGGGTGAAGTCTTAACCAGGTTAGTCTTAGATTATGAAGGAGTCGATATTGGATCCATCATCACAACTCGTTCGGCAAATCGTTTGAAGTTGGAGAAAGGGGATGAAGTCGTTGGATTAATCAAAGCGAATGAAGTTTCAATTTTAGAGGGAGATTGAATTGGAATTCAACCTGTCGCCACTAATTCTGACATTCAAACTCGCTATCATTACAACTTTTTTCCTTTTGTTAATCGGATTGCCCCTGGCGTATTGGTTAACGTATTGGAAGAATAAAAGTAAATATTTGCTGCAAACTTTAGTGAGTATGCCACTCGTTCTGCCTCCAACCGTAATCGGATTCTATTTGCTCATTGCCTTTAATCCGGAAAATTTCTTTGGCAGATTTTTGCTATCGGTTTTTGATATTCAATTGGTGTTTTCATTCGAAGGACTTGTGGTCGCTTCCATGATTTATAGTTTACCATTTATGGTTAATCCCATTCAAGCAGGATTGCAGAGTTTACCGGCTTCTATTATGGAGGCATCTTACACACTGGGAAAATCTAAACTGAAAACGTTTACGCATGTGCTGATCCCTAATATTAAGCCATCCTTAATAACCGGCATCATCATTAGTTTTGCACATACTGTTGGTGAATTTGGCGTGATCTTGATGATTGGTGGGAGTATCCCCGGTAAAACCAGGGTTGCCTCAATAGCTATTTACGACGAGGTGGAAGCCCTCAATTATGACAATGCACATTATTATTCATTGATTTTATTTGCGATCACGTTTGTCATTTTACTTGCAGTTTATATTTTTAATCGCAGGTATTTGAAGGCATTTTAGGATTGAAATATTTTCAAAGAGACATGAAGGACACGGAGGAAGAAGAATGAAGAAAGAAAAAAGATAAAAGAAAAAACCAAAAAAAAGGAAAAGACGATTATTTTTGGTGAATTTGTATCCACAATTACCGCGGTAGGGTAAATATTTGTAACACTATTCGCCAATAAAAATTGAAGAACCCCGGAAGGGTTCCATATAAACAAACTTACCCAAAAGATAAATATCTTTCATAATTTAATGATAAAAATTAAAGTTACAAAAACCCTACAAGATCCAGAAGGTGAATTTCAACTGAACCTGGATGTGGAGATTAATGATAATGAATTCATTACCTTGTATGGTAAATCCGGTGCGGGCAAAACCACGACACTACGGATTTTAGCGGGATTGTTGAATCCCGATTTTGGCACGGTCCATGTCGATGATGAAGTCTGGTATGACAGTAAACATGGCGTGAATTTAACTCCCCAACAAAGAGGGATCGGTCTGGTTTTCCAGGACTATGCTTTATTTCCCAACATGACCGTGCGGAAAAATCTCGAATATTCGTTAGATTCAAAAAAGGATTTCCAAATCATCGATACTTTGTTAGAATTAATGGGCCTGGAAAACCTGGCAAGCCGTAAGCCCAATTCGCTTTCAGGAGGACAACAACAACGGGTTGCTTTGGCTCGTGCTTTGGTACGCAAACCAAAACTTCTCCTTCTCGATGAACCTTTATCAGCTTTGGATATGGAAATGAGATCCAAGCTGCAAGATGAAATTTTAAAGATCCATCACGAATTTGCCATCACGACGATCCTGGTTAGCCACAGTTTCGCGGAAATATTTAAACTATCGAACCGAGTGTTTGTGATTGATAAAGGAAAAATCACCAAGACCGGAAATCCTGCTGATATTTTCATAGACAGGAAATTAAGCGGTAAATTTAAGTTTGAAGGCAAAATCCTGGCGTTGCAAAAAAGTGATGTCGTTTATATCGCAACAATTTCTATTGGAAATAACATTGTAAAAGTAATTGCTTCAGATGAAGAAGCGCGGCAATTCAATATTGGTGATCGAGTGGTGGTTTCCTCGAAGGCGTTTAATCCGATTTTGATGAAAATTGATCCTTAAGGGTTCTCGGTTGTGTTGGGTGGGGGAAATATAATTAAACTATAGAAAAAATGGACTACACGCATGTTATGAACACGAGCATTAAGTTTGCACCGTACATCGAGCGAGTATTTGCGGATGATTTAAGAGTGAACAAATCTATGTCCGAATGTTACGCGATAAGTTCAGTTCTCAAATAAAGTCTCTTCGTTTTCAAACTAACCCTTAAGTTTCATGAGAATAAACCACTTTCACTTTTCCCCATACACACTTTCCAGCAATGCATCACTAACTAATTCCCATTGAACTAAAACTGCCGTCATTATAGATATTTTGTAGGATGATTTTGCGGGTCAAATCAGATAGCAGCACAACGACCAAATCGGCGCATTCTTCTGCTGTGGCATTACCGAGGGGAGATAATTTTTCCGCAAAGTCATAGAGATAGAGATGATTGAAGCCCTCTATTCCGCTACCTGCTGTGGTTTTTGTTGGGCTTTGCGATAGCGTATTCACACAAATTCCTCGATTGTCTAACCTGGCGCCAAAGTTTCTGGCTATACTTTCAAGCAAAGCTTTCACATCGGACATGTCGGGATACTCGGTGTTGTGGATGGATTAGAGTTGGGTGGCTCCGCACTTATCCGAATAGACTTTTAAGAAAAATTAGCGCTCAATCAGCTAAATCTTTATTTGATTCAGTAGTTAATATTTCCTATTTATTACTTAACGAATCTCGACCAAGAACAAGCACGAGGAGTTTTCTATGGGAAATCCAAAAACAATTCTTGAACAAGCTTTAAAAATGAAACCTGCTGATAAGTTTTTATTAATTGAAGGATTATTGAATAGTCTAGACGAGCCTGACAAAACCATTGATGGAATTTGGGCTATTGAGGCAGAAAAACGGTTAGAAGCCTACAAACAAGGAAAATTAAAAACGGTATCATATGAGGAAATATTTGATGAAAAAAATACAAAGTAATGAAAATTCAAATATCCGACTTTGCTCATAAAGAACTCGAAGAAGCAATATACTTCTATGAATTAGAACAACAAGGATTAGGTCGAAGGTTTAAAAAAGAAATTCAAAAAGCCATTGATCGCATTATAAAGTACCCAAAGGCATGGCCATTTGAAAGAAGCGAAATCAGAAAATGCTTAGTTCACAAATTTCCCTACAAATATTATATTCTTTACAATCTCCCGACATCGTCATTCTTGCAATAGCTCACCAACACAGAAGACCAGGGTACTGGATAAATAGTATTTAAAACAAGTTATTATCCTCCGCTTATCCTGCCTTCGGAATAATCAACTATCCTTCTCACCATACACAGATTCTATCAGCGCATCACTAATTCCCATGGAACTAAAACCGCCATCATTATAAATGTTTTGCATGGTGATTTTCCGGGTTAAATCGGAGAGTAATACAACAACCAAATCGGCGCATTCTTCTGCGCTGGCATTTCCGAGAGGGGATAGTTTTTCCGCAAAATCGTACAGGTGATTGAATCCCTCAATGCCGCTACCTGCTGTGGTTTTTGTTGGGCTTTGGGAGATAGTATTCACACGAATTCCTCGATTGCCTAACCTGGATCCAAAGTTTCTGGCTATACTTTCAAGCAAAGCTTTCGCATCGGCCATGTCTGAGTATTTTGAAAAGATTCTCTGGGCGCCAATGTAACTTAAGGCAACTATACTAGCGCCATTGTTCAGCACCTCCGCTTGCATTGCCGCTGAGATCATTCGATGCAATGACATTGCAGAAACATCCAGTGTCTTGTGGTACCAATCGTAATTCAGTTCCTGGTAGCCTTTTTTCTTACGAACGTTAGGAGACATGCCAATGGAATGAATAATGAAGTCGATTGAACCGAATTGGCTTTTAACTTCAGCAAAAGTGTTGTCTAAATCTTCTGTAGAGCTGGCGTCGCAGGTAATTAAGGGAGCATCGCCACATTGTTTTGATAATTCTTCAATATTACTTAGTCTGAATGCAACTTTGATATTGGAAACCGCAAATTGGGCGCCTTCCCGATAAGCGGCGAGGGCAATCTGCCAACCGATACTGCTTTTATCCAATGGCCCAAAGATAATTCCTTTTTTCCCTTTTAGTAAGCCGTAACTTTTTTCATTCATCGATGAACGCTCCTAATTCTTTTAGTTTGTTTAAAAGTGGTTCTCGCAACATCAATTAACGAGAGATCAAACTTGGCACTCTTCGATAACACCGACCGAAGTCGGTTACTCAAGATGCTTTTTATTGAAGCGAATTAAATCGAACAACGAGCATCCCGAGTAGCAATCAATATTTT
This window of the candidate division KSB1 bacterium genome carries:
- a CDS encoding addiction module protein, producing MGNPKTILEQALKMKPADKFLLIEGLLNSLDEPDKTIDGIWAIEAEKRLEAYKQGKLKTVSYEEIFDEKNTK
- a CDS encoding SDR family oxidoreductase, whose translation is MSDVKALLESIARNFGARLDNRGICVNTLSQSPTKTTAGSGIEGFNHLYLYDFAEKLSPLGNATAEECADLVVVLLSDLTRKIILQNIYNDGSFSSMGIS
- a CDS encoding molybdopterin molybdotransferase MoeA, which translates into the protein MISIQEASKIIQDHLPEKEITSAKLQDALGLISAEDILAPEPSPRYTNSAMDGFALRWDDIRSTSSANPVSLKIVGESQAGIPFQEKLISGKAVRISTGAMVAEGADTVVPIEEVEVTGSMVKILQVKKKGQNIRYEGEEFKAGDLLIPKGMEIHPPQIALLASVGLSQLSVYARPQAAIIVTGTELVPFDQPVQPWQIRDSNGIMLSTALQQSGGLVKAVEKVPDSLDQTVELLERIMENCNLIILSGGVSVGPHDHIKEAVQKVGFETLFWRVRIKPGKPLLFAKKENTLLFGLPGNPVSAFMCYSYFIHPMIHQLCGKVKTAFPLQAELQEPIQNKLNRAHLMRVQITTNSQGKPIAYPLEKQGSHMISTIVNANGFILIDAGVSLYEGELIDAFLFPWVVTK
- the modB gene encoding molybdate ABC transporter permease subunit; protein product: MEFNLSPLILTFKLAIITTFFLLLIGLPLAYWLTYWKNKSKYLLQTLVSMPLVLPPTVIGFYLLIAFNPENFFGRFLLSVFDIQLVFSFEGLVVASMIYSLPFMVNPIQAGLQSLPASIMEASYTLGKSKLKTFTHVLIPNIKPSLITGIIISFAHTVGEFGVILMIGGSIPGKTRVASIAIYDEVEALNYDNAHYYSLILFAITFVILLAVYIFNRRYLKAF
- a CDS encoding ATP-binding cassette domain-containing protein; this encodes MIKIKVTKTLQDPEGEFQLNLDVEINDNEFITLYGKSGAGKTTTLRILAGLLNPDFGTVHVDDEVWYDSKHGVNLTPQQRGIGLVFQDYALFPNMTVRKNLEYSLDSKKDFQIIDTLLELMGLENLASRKPNSLSGGQQQRVALARALVRKPKLLLLDEPLSALDMEMRSKLQDEILKIHHEFAITTILVSHSFAEIFKLSNRVFVIDKGKITKTGNPADIFIDRKLSGKFKFEGKILALQKSDVVYIATISIGNNIVKVIASDEEARQFNIGDRVVVSSKAFNPILMKIDP
- the modA gene encoding molybdate ABC transporter substrate-binding protein, which produces MKSITKIIILFNFFLSLAIQVYAQELTIAVAANVQFTMEEIQKEFTKKTGIPLNTVIGSSGKLTAQINNGAPFDVFLSADMKYPEFLFANKKAVTEPEIYAHGSLVLWTRKDLELMDLVSVLKDERVQKIAIAKPKTAPYGRESLRVLHLHKIFDAIEDKLVYAGSIAQVNQYVDSKVVDIGFTAKSAVLSEKLLGKGAWLEIDPADYMPIDQGVVILKHGLQKYPEESRLFYDFLFSDRAKDIFKKNGYRLP
- a CDS encoding TOBE domain-containing protein → MNKLKAEIVRIDSSKDISLVDLKVKNDIFSCVVIETPETADYLKIGNQVTILFKETEVAIGKNLSGEISLRNRVQSIIKHIEKGEVLTRLVLDYEGVDIGSIITTRSANRLKLEKGDEVVGLIKANEVSILEGD
- a CDS encoding enoyl-ACP reductase gives rise to the protein MNEKSYGLLKGKKGIIFGPLDKSSIGWQIALAAYREGAQFAVSNIKVAFRLSNIEELSKQCGDAPLITCDASSTEDLDNTFAEVKSQFGSIDFIIHSIGMSPNVRKKKGYQELNYDWYHKTLDVSAMSLHRMISAAMQAEVLNNGASIVALSYIGAQRIFSKYSDMADAKALLESIARNFGSRLGNRGIRVNTISQSPTKTTAGSGIEGFNHLYDFAEKLSPLGNASAEECADLVVVLLSDLTRKITMQNIYNDGGFSSMGISDALIESVYGEKDS